In the Actinomycetota bacterium genome, ACCAGGATTCCCGAGGCCTGGTACAATATCATCCCCGATCTCAAGAACCCACCGGCGCCGCCGAAGGTGGTCACGCCTGACGGCACGGAGCTCGGACCGGACCAGATCGGCGAGGTCATGGCTTCGCTGTTCCCGATGGAGTGCCTCAAGCAGGAGATGTCCCCGGACCGCTGGATCGACATCCCGGGTGCGGTCATCGACGTGTACAAGACGTATCGTCCGTCGCCGATGCTGCGCGCCCGTCAGCTCGAGAAGGACCTCGGCCTGCCCGCAGGCGTCAAGATCTTCTACAAGTACGAGGGCGTGAGCCCCGCCGGCTCTCACAAGCCCAACACAGCCATCCCGCAGGCGTATTACAACAAGCAGGAAGGCATCACCAAGATCTCGACCGAGACGGGTGCGGGCCAGTGGGGCAGCGCGCTGTCTATCGCCGGCGCGCTCTACGGCATCGACGTCGAGGTCTTCATGGTCAAGGTCAGCTACGAGCAGAAGCCCTACCGCCGCATCCTCATGGAGACCTACGGCGCGACCGTTCACTCCTCGCCGACCAACCTCACCGACGCCGGTCGCCACGTGCTGTCGATGGATCCGGACTCGACCGGTTCGCTCGGTATCGCGATCTCCGAGGCCGTCGAGGTCGCAGCGAAGAATCCCGACACGCACTACTCGCTCGGCTCGGTGCTGAACCACGTATGTCTGCACCAGACGATCATCGGCCAGGAGGCTATCGAGCAGATGGCACTTGCCGAAGAGGAGCCCGATGTCGTCATCGGGTGCGTCGGTGGCGGTAGCAACTTCGCCGGAATCGCATTCCCGTACTACCACCGCAAGCTTGAGGGCAAGAGCAACGCACGCCTGCTCGCGGTCGAGCCCAAGGCGTGTCCGACACTCACCGCCGGTGAGTACCGATACGACCTGGGGGACGAGGCCGGCATGACCCCGCAGATGCTGATGTACACGCTCGGACATGATTTCGTCCCGGCCGGTATCCATGCCGGTGGCCTTCGCTATCACGGCGACTCGCCGCTCGTCTCGCAGCTTGTCCACGAAGGCGAAGTAGAGGCCGTCGCCGTTGACCAGACCAAGTGCTTCGATGCCGCCGTCCAGTTCGCGCGCGCCGAGGGTATCCTGCCCGCACCGGAGTCGGCCCACGCGATCCTTGCCGCCATTAACGAAGCCAAGGCTGCCCAGGCGGCGGGCGAGGACAAGACGGTGCTCTTCAACCTCTCCGGTCACGGCCACTTCGACCTGTCGGCGTACGAGGCATACAACGCCGGCGAGCTCGTCGATTACGACTTCGCCGCCGGTTCGACGTTGTGCGAACCTGAGTAGCTCTTCGAGGAAGGAATGACGGCGGGGGCCCTTCGGGGTCCCCGCTTCCCACACATGAGGAGAACACGAGTCAAGATATGCGGCCTGACATCGGCCGCAGACGCTGCCGGGGCGGTACGCGCCGGTGCGGATGCGGTCGGCGTCTTGCTGGCCGAGTCTCCTCGGCAGGTTTCTGTGAGCGAAGCTGAGGAGATCCTCGCCGCCGTGCCGCCGTTCGTCGCGCGCGTTGGCGTCTTTGTCGACGCACCAGCCGACTACGTGGAGGCCGCCGTGAGGCGGCTTGGCCTGCACGCGGTGCAGTTTCACGGCGACGAGAGTCCCGAGCAGTGCGCCGCGGCGCCGGCTCCGGTCATTAAGGTTCTTAAAGTCGGCACGGGATTTGATAGTAGTGTGGTGGAGCCCTACCGGGGCAGCGTGGCCGCCGTGCTACTCGACACATACGAACTTGCGAAGAGCGGCGGTACTGGCAAGACGTTTTGCTGGCAAGGAATCACCAGTCTTCCCGGTTGGGCTCCGTTCGTTCTCGCGGGCGGACTCACGCCCGGCAACGTCGGTGAGGCCATCGCGACGCTCTGTCCCTACGCCGTCGACGTGTCGTCCGGTGTTGAGGAACGCCCACGCGCCAAAGACCGTCTGCTCATGCAGGCATTCGTCGCGGCGGTTCGTGCGGCGGACGCGGAGGTGAGACGGTGAGCGAGCAGTACTCCGGCGCTGACGAGCGCGGCTACTTTGGTCCCTACGGCGGAGCGTTCGTGCCCGAGACCATCGTGCCTGCGCTGGCTGAGCTCGAAGCGGCGTTTCGGGACGCTCAGAGCGACCCCACCTTCGCCGAGGAACTCGCGACGCTGCTCCGCGACTACGTCGGTCGTCCTTCGCCGCTCTATCGCGCGACGCGGCTTGCCGAGGCGAGCGGACTCGGCGCGGTTTACCTCAAGCGCGAGGACCTCAACCACACAGGCGCGCACAAGATCAACAACACCCTCGGCCAGTGTCTGCTGGCGCGGCGCATGGGCAAGAAGCGCGTCATCGCCGAGACCGGCGCGGGCCAGCATGGGGTCGCCACCGCGACTGCGGCGGCGCTCCTTGGCATGGAATGCGCCGTCTTCATGGGTACCGAGGACATTCGCAGGCAGTCGCTCAACGTCTACAAGATGAAGCTTCTCGGTGCCGAGGTCGTGCCCGTCGACGACGGGTCCGGCACGCTCGCCGATGCCGTGACCGCCGCGATGCGTCACTGGGTCGAGCGCGTACGGGACACGTTCTACGTGCTCGGATCGGCGCTCGGGCCGCACCCGTATCCCACGATCGTGCGCGAGTTCCAGAAGATCATCGGCGAGGAGACGTTGACTCAGCTCGCCGAGAAGGGCGTCGGACGGGTCGACGCGGTCGTCGCGTGCGTCGGCGGCGGCAGCAACGCCATCGGCACCTTCTACCCGTTCCTGCGCGCACTTCCGGCAGAGGAGCGCCCGCTGCTGCTCGGCGCCGAAGCCGCAGGCAAGGGTATCGACACCTTGCTCACCGGTGCTTCGCTCGCGTTGGGAGACCCCGGTGTGATGCACGGCTTCTACTCGTACCTGCTCCAGGACGAGGCCGGGAACCCGCTCGAGGCGTATTCGATCTCCGCGGGCCTCGACTACCCGGGCATCGGCCCGGAGCACGCGTACCTGCACGACGAGGGCCTCGTTCGCTATGAGCCCGTCACGGACGAGCAAGCACTCACGGCCTTCGAGCTCCTGTGCCGCACCGAAGGCATCATCCCGGCGATCGAGTCGAGCCATGCGCTGGCGCTGCTGCCTCTGCTGGCCGAAGAACTCGGCCCCGACGCAGTGGTGGTCGTGACCGTGAGCGGCCGAGGAGACAAGGATGTCGACATCGTTCGAGAGGCGGGACTCGGTGAGTAGCTACGTGGGAGACGATTCCGGCATCTTGCGCTCAGGGTCCTCGCCGCGGCTCCCGGCGCAGCCGGTAGACGCGGCTGCGGAGTCTTCGCTTCAGATGCCGGAATCGTCTGCGGCGATGCTCACCGAAGCATTCAGGAAGGGTAGACCAGCCCTTGTCACCTATCTCATGGGCGGGTATCCGGATCGGGCGACGTCGCTCGAGTCGCTGAGGGCAGCGGCTGCGGCTGGGGCCGACGTCATCGAGCTTGGTGTGCCGTATGGCGACGCACTCGCGGACGGCCCCGTCATCGTTCGGGCGGCGAACGTCGCTCGCAGAGTGGAAGGTGGCTTCGGCCTGCGCGAGGCCATCGCACTCGCTGCGGAGTTCCTCGGGCACGGAGCCCGAAGCGAACACTCCGCAGGCGTCGAAGACGCTGAGTTACTTGTGGCCCCCGCCGAGGACCGTGAGCGAAGGGCTCCGTGCCCGGAGGAGACACCCCCGCTCGCGCTCATGACCTACTACAACCCGATGCTCCGCCTCGGACTCGAGCGCACTGCGCAGCTCGCGCGCGACGCGGGGGTCGCGGGCTTCATAGTGCCTGACATGCCGCCCGACGTTGCCGGGGACTGGCTGTCTGTGTCCGGTGGGCTAGACACGGTGTTCCTCGTCGCTCCCACCTCGACCTACGAGCGCCTCGCGCTGGTCGGGCAGCGGTCGAGCGGCTTCGTGTACTGCGTGTCCACGACCGGCGTCACGGGCGAGCGGTCGGAGCTGCCGCCGGA is a window encoding:
- a CDS encoding TrpB-like pyridoxal phosphate-dependent enzyme, yielding MGSDKTRFGLDETRIPEAWYNIIPDLKNPPAPPKVVTPDGTELGPDQIGEVMASLFPMECLKQEMSPDRWIDIPGAVIDVYKTYRPSPMLRARQLEKDLGLPAGVKIFYKYEGVSPAGSHKPNTAIPQAYYNKQEGITKISTETGAGQWGSALSIAGALYGIDVEVFMVKVSYEQKPYRRILMETYGATVHSSPTNLTDAGRHVLSMDPDSTGSLGIAISEAVEVAAKNPDTHYSLGSVLNHVCLHQTIIGQEAIEQMALAEEEPDVVIGCVGGGSNFAGIAFPYYHRKLEGKSNARLLAVEPKACPTLTAGEYRYDLGDEAGMTPQMLMYTLGHDFVPAGIHAGGLRYHGDSPLVSQLVHEGEVEAVAVDQTKCFDAAVQFARAEGILPAPESAHAILAAINEAKAAQAAGEDKTVLFNLSGHGHFDLSAYEAYNAGELVDYDFAAGSTLCEPE
- a CDS encoding phosphoribosylanthranilate isomerase, giving the protein MRRTRVKICGLTSAADAAGAVRAGADAVGVLLAESPRQVSVSEAEEILAAVPPFVARVGVFVDAPADYVEAAVRRLGLHAVQFHGDESPEQCAAAPAPVIKVLKVGTGFDSSVVEPYRGSVAAVLLDTYELAKSGGTGKTFCWQGITSLPGWAPFVLAGGLTPGNVGEAIATLCPYAVDVSSGVEERPRAKDRLLMQAFVAAVRAADAEVRR
- the trpB gene encoding tryptophan synthase subunit beta — protein: MSEQYSGADERGYFGPYGGAFVPETIVPALAELEAAFRDAQSDPTFAEELATLLRDYVGRPSPLYRATRLAEASGLGAVYLKREDLNHTGAHKINNTLGQCLLARRMGKKRVIAETGAGQHGVATATAAALLGMECAVFMGTEDIRRQSLNVYKMKLLGAEVVPVDDGSGTLADAVTAAMRHWVERVRDTFYVLGSALGPHPYPTIVREFQKIIGEETLTQLAEKGVGRVDAVVACVGGGSNAIGTFYPFLRALPAEERPLLLGAEAAGKGIDTLLTGASLALGDPGVMHGFYSYLLQDEAGNPLEAYSISAGLDYPGIGPEHAYLHDEGLVRYEPVTDEQALTAFELLCRTEGIIPAIESSHALALLPLLAEELGPDAVVVVTVSGRGDKDVDIVREAGLGE
- the trpA gene encoding tryptophan synthase subunit alpha — encoded protein: MSTSFERRDSVSSYVGDDSGILRSGSSPRLPAQPVDAAAESSLQMPESSAAMLTEAFRKGRPALVTYLMGGYPDRATSLESLRAAAAAGADVIELGVPYGDALADGPVIVRAANVARRVEGGFGLREAIALAAEFLGHGARSEHSAGVEDAELLVAPAEDRERRAPCPEETPPLALMTYYNPMLRLGLERTAQLARDAGVAGFIVPDMPPDVAGDWLSVSGGLDTVFLVAPTSTYERLALVGQRSSGFVYCVSTTGVTGERSELPPELAGFVARVREHTQLPLAVGFGVGTPQQAAGVAALADGVVVGSAIVRRQGDPAAVGQFVSELADAVHGAQSG